Proteins encoded by one window of Streptomyces sp. NBC_01571:
- a CDS encoding TIGR02679 domain-containing protein: MSTLHVTAAPESAADRRALWTRASIADDDLSSAVLVAGLPPAGDGPLARVARSSTRRLLR; encoded by the coding sequence CTGTCGACTCTTCACGTCACCGCCGCGCCGGAGTCCGCGGCGGACCGGCGCGCCCTGTGGACTCGCGCAAGCATCGCCGACGACGACCTGTCGTCCGCCGTTCTCGTCGCTGGTCTACCCCCGGCCGGTGACGGTCCGCTCGCCCGTGTGGCCAGATCCAGTACCCGCCGTCTACTCCGTTGA
- a CDS encoding DUF2399 domain-containing protein, producing the protein MTVRSPVWPDPVPAVYSVENPRIPALAVRRFGPDCPPLVCTSGWPNSAAIHLLRLLADQGAILRYRSDFDGEGIRIAAYLLDKTPARPWRMTAGGYRAAVARTPHGPEPGRLTEAPWDPELTRAMAEHGTAVVEELVAGVLLADLIEAAG; encoded by the coding sequence GTGACGGTCCGCTCGCCCGTGTGGCCAGATCCAGTACCCGCCGTCTACTCCGTTGAAAACCCCCGCATCCCGGCTCTGGCCGTACGCCGCTTCGGTCCGGACTGTCCGCCGCTCGTGTGCACATCCGGCTGGCCCAACAGCGCGGCCATCCACCTCCTCCGCCTTCTCGCGGATCAGGGCGCCATCCTCCGCTACCGCAGCGACTTCGATGGCGAAGGTATCCGTATCGCCGCCTATCTTCTGGACAAGACGCCGGCTCGACCCTGGCGCATGACGGCGGGGGGCTACCGGGCCGCGGTCGCCCGCACACCGCACGGACCTGAGCCCGGCCGACTCACCGAGGCTCCCTGGGACCCAGAGCTGACCCGTGCCATGGCCGAACACGGTACGGCCGTGGTCGAGGAACTGGTGGCCGGCGTCCTGTTGGCGGACCTGATCGAAGCGGCTGGTTGA
- a CDS encoding IS5 family transposase (programmed frameshift), whose product MERLVPDELWEIFLNVAPKPPTRVQGGGRRRCDDRAVLAAIIFVATSGCTWRQLPPVFGASWQTVHRRFTYWSKDRVWAKLHRVMLDQLGASGELDWSRCAIDSASVRAVKGGSLTGPNPTDRGKLGSKIHVICDRNGLPLSVGISGANLHDSQALIPLMRGIPPIRSRFGPRRRRPAKLHADKGYDFDHLRNWLRRRQIVPRIARRGVESSARLGRHRWVVERTMSWLNGCRRLHRRYERKAEHFLAFVGLASALICYRRCAQGGHP is encoded by the exons GTGGAACGACTCGTGCCTGATGAGTTGTGGGAGATCTTCCTGAACGTGGCGCCGAAGCCACCAACTCGTGTGCAGGGTGGAGGCCGTCGTCGATGCGATGACCGCGCGGTGCTGGCCGCGATCATCTTCGTAGCCACCTCAGGATGCACCTGGCGACAACTACCTCCGGTCTTCGGCGCCTCCTGGCAGACGGTCCATCGCCGCTTCACATACTGGTCGAAGGATCGGGTGTGGGCCAAACTGCATCGCGTCATGCTGGATCAGCTCGGCGCGAGCGGAGAGCTGGACTGGTCGCGGTGCGCGATCGACTCGGCGAGCGTGCGCGCGGTCAAAGGGGGCTCTT TGACCGGACCGAATCCGACCGATCGCGGCAAGCTGGGATCGAAGATTCACGTCATCTGCGACCGCAACGGCCTGCCCCTGTCCGTGGGCATCTCCGGTGCCAATCTCCACGACAGCCAGGCTCTGATCCCGCTCATGCGCGGCATCCCGCCGATCCGCTCCCGGTTCGGTCCGCGCCGCCGAAGGCCGGCCAAACTGCACGCAGACAAGGGCTACGACTTCGACCACTTGCGCAACTGGCTACGGCGACGACAGATAGTGCCTCGCATTGCTCGCCGCGGCGTCGAGTCGTCAGCTCGTCTGGGGCGGCATCGCTGGGTGGTTGAGCGCACGATGTCGTGGCTGAACGGCTGCCGTCGACTGCATCGTCGCTACGAGCGGAAGGCTGAACACTTCCTCGCCTTCGTTGGATTGGCCAGTGCCCTCATCTGCTACCGCCGGTGTGCACAAGGCGGACATCCGTGA
- a CDS encoding NucA/NucB deoxyribonuclease domain-containing protein — protein MNTRAVPVISYSLAGPWPELAKHIKDAQATGLPGKYGTTNYLTRLTNRSKITENRSKACPSSLPRPSGKSCDEYPFASTWQDARYSGGPFSRRMINATQNTDAGRALNGFYTYSRVLDGDRFLYGSGRPQSDETGRQTP, from the coding sequence GTGAATACCCGCGCGGTCCCGGTGATCAGCTACAGCCTGGCGGGGCCGTGGCCGGAGCTCGCCAAGCACATCAAGGACGCCCAGGCGACCGGACTGCCGGGCAAGTACGGCACGACGAACTACCTGACGCGGCTCACGAACCGCTCGAAGATCACCGAGAACCGCAGTAAAGCCTGCCCGAGCAGCCTGCCGCGCCCCTCGGGCAAGTCGTGCGACGAGTATCCCTTCGCCAGCACGTGGCAGGACGCCCGATACAGCGGCGGTCCGTTCAGCCGCCGGATGATCAACGCCACGCAGAACACGGATGCGGGCCGGGCGCTCAACGGCTTCTACACCTACAGCCGCGTCCTCGACGGAGACCGGTTCCTGTATGGATCAGGTAGACCCCAGTCGGACGAGACCGGAAGACAAACCCCGTGA
- a CDS encoding contact-dependent growth inhibition system immunity protein, whose translation MNLSFDRSRSIEDLEGRRWPDPPSDATALVRAVHALRKSPISDLTVEQLARLIGQGVGLPWLLPVGVEVLRSEAAEVTAGGWFDDDLLTAVLTRNATTWADAPELAQDIKGVLDMLGDELSPYLRDDADRFRASLPH comes from the coding sequence ATGAACCTGTCTTTTGATCGAAGCCGCTCCATCGAGGACCTCGAAGGGCGTCGGTGGCCCGACCCACCCAGTGATGCCACGGCGCTTGTACGAGCAGTGCACGCTCTGCGGAAGAGTCCGATCAGCGATTTGACGGTGGAGCAATTGGCCAGACTCATCGGACAGGGTGTCGGGCTGCCATGGCTGCTTCCTGTGGGAGTGGAGGTATTGCGGAGCGAGGCTGCAGAAGTGACGGCCGGCGGCTGGTTCGACGATGACTTGTTGACCGCAGTGCTTACGCGCAACGCCACAACATGGGCCGACGCACCAGAGCTCGCCCAAGACATCAAGGGTGTACTCGACATGCTTGGCGATGAGCTTTCTCCCTATCTAAGAGACGACGCCGACAGATTTCGGGCATCCCTTCCGCATTAG
- a CDS encoding polymorphic toxin type 28 domain-containing protein, whose product MSIEDKAKDILLKMGLWWPDANSGTLRSAATAWRTFAESVDDVRGPTNSTARSLIHHNKGESIEAFDKFWSQYAKGKDAGWLGDLADSARAMAKFLDKFADAIDDAIHKLWEHIAIDAAVIAGGVAVAFLTAGLASGAAAAAADAVIELGATLGVAVSTTIAEIAAETVITAAFAGVENVTIDAAVAQPLKMAAGLQQGFSLDEVNQAAQDGMIFGGALGAGSGVLRAGVSPSLSKAELLMRPPSLRPDLVELGPAARNGERIPCVGEPIDVASGAMLMMATDLTLPATLPLVFQRTHLSSYRGGVCFGPTWISTLDECVQIDGEGVVFAAADGMRLVYGVPEPGVPTLPVTGPRWPLEWDGKPDGVMTVTDPDAGVSRTFTTPFPSGSFGTFHLPVDAWSDRNGMRIDVERTTSGVPLGLRHSGGYYVAVDTDGPRITALRLLDQDPDAYTSDSMREGGTVVMRYGYDVAGNLSEVINSSGQPLTFAYDDAGRMTKWTDRNGTWFSYVYDERGRVTRTEGIDGILSGTLAYNDAASTTTYTDSLGHTSVHRYNAEGLVVEATDQLGNMTRTEWDEHGAKPLTVTDPLGRTTRYTYDDAEHLTRVTLPDDAAVQASYNDLGLPTEVVEPGGARWLHAYDEHGNLLTTTDPLGAETHHSYDISGHLVAITDALGHTRTMSVNPAGLPLSLTDELGRTTIVHRDSFGRIAEIIDPLGHSTRLSWSIEGKPQRIQHPDETQELWSWDGEGNLLSHTNQAGEVVRHAHGVFDVPAIRTDPDDATYCFTHDTELRLTRVTNPQGLTWSYTYDQAGRLTAETDFNGRTLAYDHDASGALRSRTNGAGETLRFTRDVRGRVTEQVDHAGRATTYTYGLDGSLIRAVSSDAVLAVAYDDLGQVLTESVNDHTVAYAYDELGRRTRRDTPSGLSTHWAYDAASQPIELRTAHGNLRFAYDAAGREIERRIGADLILAQTWDKTDRLTLQTLAAPGSSESYRFLQHRSYTYRADGYLTEIRELTTGTRKFDLDSMGRVSRIRAYGWSETYAYDTAGNLTRATAPDSEESEERVFEGTLIRRAGRTRYEYDAQGRMVRKIRKLLNGRSLTWSYTWNAQDRLTRLTTPTSEQWHYVYDPRGRRIAKYRVADDGSETERTDFVWDDARLCEQLASGGRATSWDYAPGTHVPLTQITHQRRVSGTSFLAQIAHDNGEGHLTPQFHAVITDTAGSPTELVTTDGQVPWEQRTTLWGNPLSAPTGSDSAVDCPLRFAGQYFDSETGSHYSYFRYYDPDTARYLSLDPLGLTPAPNPSTYVHNPLTWGDPLGLNPCELGLSTGAQRALEKLENIKKDPVGEINSQPNHNHYNAARREANGEVVARKADGTPFDHIADLKQARNGLDKIRRVLDTEIQNPPDTLTSRGIDVLVSKHKETVRLLDRLNGFLASIGHR is encoded by the coding sequence ATGAGCATCGAGGACAAAGCCAAGGACATCCTCCTGAAGATGGGCCTGTGGTGGCCCGACGCCAACTCTGGAACGCTGCGCAGCGCGGCGACGGCCTGGCGGACGTTCGCCGAGTCGGTCGACGACGTACGCGGTCCGACGAACTCGACGGCGCGCTCGCTCATCCACCACAACAAGGGCGAGTCGATTGAGGCGTTCGACAAGTTCTGGTCGCAGTATGCCAAGGGCAAGGACGCCGGCTGGCTTGGCGACCTGGCCGACTCGGCGCGGGCCATGGCCAAGTTCCTGGACAAGTTCGCCGACGCCATCGATGACGCCATCCACAAACTCTGGGAGCACATCGCCATCGATGCGGCCGTGATCGCCGGCGGGGTCGCTGTCGCCTTCCTCACCGCAGGTCTCGCCTCCGGAGCAGCCGCGGCGGCCGCGGACGCCGTCATCGAACTCGGCGCCACGCTCGGTGTCGCCGTGTCCACCACGATCGCCGAGATCGCGGCTGAGACCGTGATCACGGCCGCCTTCGCCGGCGTCGAGAACGTGACCATCGACGCCGCGGTGGCCCAGCCGCTGAAGATGGCCGCCGGCCTGCAACAGGGCTTCAGTCTGGACGAGGTCAACCAGGCCGCCCAGGACGGCATGATCTTCGGCGGCGCGCTCGGCGCGGGCAGCGGCGTCCTGCGGGCCGGGGTGTCACCGAGCCTGTCCAAGGCGGAGCTGCTGATGCGCCCGCCCTCGCTTCGCCCTGATCTGGTGGAGCTTGGCCCGGCGGCCCGCAACGGCGAGCGAATCCCCTGCGTGGGGGAGCCGATCGACGTGGCTAGTGGCGCAATGCTGATGATGGCCACCGACCTCACCCTGCCCGCCACCCTCCCGCTCGTCTTCCAGCGCACCCACCTGTCCTCCTACCGCGGCGGCGTCTGCTTCGGCCCCACCTGGATATCGACGCTGGACGAGTGCGTGCAGATCGATGGCGAGGGCGTGGTGTTCGCCGCCGCTGACGGCATGCGCCTGGTCTACGGGGTGCCTGAGCCCGGCGTGCCCACCCTTCCGGTGACCGGCCCGCGCTGGCCTCTCGAGTGGGACGGCAAGCCGGACGGTGTCATGACAGTCACCGATCCTGACGCTGGTGTCAGCCGCACGTTCACCACCCCCTTCCCCTCCGGATCGTTCGGCACCTTCCACCTGCCCGTCGATGCTTGGTCGGACCGCAATGGCATGCGCATCGACGTCGAACGCACCACGAGCGGCGTTCCTTTGGGCCTGCGTCACTCCGGTGGCTACTACGTCGCCGTCGACACCGACGGCCCCCGCATCACCGCCCTGCGCCTGCTCGACCAGGACCCCGACGCCTACACCTCGGACTCTATGCGCGAGGGCGGGACCGTGGTGATGCGCTACGGCTACGACGTGGCAGGCAACCTCAGCGAGGTCATCAACTCCAGCGGCCAGCCACTCACCTTCGCCTACGACGACGCGGGCCGGATGACCAAGTGGACCGATCGCAACGGCACCTGGTTCTCCTACGTCTACGACGAGCGCGGCCGCGTCACCCGCACCGAGGGCATCGACGGCATCCTCTCCGGCACCCTTGCCTACAACGACGCCGCATCCACTACCACGTACACCGACTCCCTCGGCCACACCAGCGTCCATCGCTACAACGCTGAGGGCCTGGTGGTGGAGGCGACCGACCAGCTCGGCAACATGACCCGCACTGAGTGGGACGAGCACGGCGCCAAGCCACTCACGGTTACTGACCCGCTCGGCCGCACCACCCGCTACACCTACGACGATGCCGAGCACCTCACACGGGTCACGCTGCCTGACGACGCAGCGGTGCAAGCGTCCTACAACGACCTCGGCCTGCCGACCGAGGTCGTCGAGCCCGGGGGAGCTCGCTGGCTGCACGCCTATGACGAGCACGGCAACCTCCTCACCACCACCGATCCACTCGGCGCCGAGACCCACCACTCATATGACATCTCAGGCCACCTGGTCGCCATCACGGATGCACTGGGCCACACCCGCACCATGAGCGTGAACCCGGCTGGACTCCCCCTGTCTCTCACGGACGAGTTGGGTCGCACGACGATCGTCCACAGGGACTCATTCGGGCGAATCGCAGAGATCATCGATCCGCTCGGCCACAGCACCCGCCTGTCCTGGTCCATCGAGGGCAAACCGCAGCGCATCCAACACCCGGATGAAACACAGGAGCTGTGGTCTTGGGACGGTGAGGGGAACCTCCTGTCGCACACCAACCAAGCAGGCGAGGTCGTCCGCCACGCACACGGCGTTTTCGACGTCCCCGCCATCCGCACCGACCCTGACGACGCGACATATTGCTTCACCCACGACACTGAGCTACGCCTCACCCGCGTCACCAATCCGCAAGGACTGACCTGGTCGTACACCTATGACCAAGCCGGACGACTCACTGCCGAGACGGACTTCAATGGCCGGACCCTCGCCTACGATCATGACGCTTCAGGCGCTCTGCGCTCACGTACGAACGGAGCGGGAGAGACCTTGCGTTTCACTCGCGATGTACGGGGGCGTGTCACCGAACAGGTCGATCATGCGGGCCGCGCCACGACCTATACATACGGACTGGACGGCAGTCTGATCCGCGCTGTGAGCTCGGATGCGGTACTTGCCGTTGCCTACGATGACCTCGGCCAAGTTCTGACAGAGTCTGTCAACGACCACACCGTCGCGTACGCCTACGACGAGCTCGGTCGCCGTACCAGGCGTGACACACCGTCTGGGTTGAGCACTCACTGGGCCTACGATGCGGCAAGCCAACCCATTGAACTACGCACGGCACATGGCAACTTGCGGTTCGCATACGACGCTGCGGGGCGCGAGATCGAACGCCGCATCGGCGCCGATCTCATCCTTGCCCAGACCTGGGACAAGACCGACCGTCTCACCCTGCAAACCCTGGCGGCACCGGGCAGCTCCGAGAGCTACCGATTCCTACAACATCGCAGCTACACCTACCGCGCCGACGGATACCTCACCGAGATCCGCGAACTCACCACTGGTACCCGGAAGTTTGACCTCGACTCAATGGGTCGAGTGTCACGCATCCGTGCTTACGGCTGGTCCGAGACCTACGCGTACGACACCGCAGGGAACCTCACCCGGGCCACAGCTCCGGACAGCGAGGAATCCGAGGAGCGGGTGTTCGAAGGAACGCTGATCCGTCGTGCGGGCCGGACTCGATACGAGTACGACGCCCAAGGCCGCATGGTCCGCAAGATTCGTAAGCTCCTCAATGGGCGGAGTCTGACCTGGTCGTACACCTGGAACGCCCAGGATCGGCTGACCAGGCTGACGACGCCGACGAGCGAGCAGTGGCATTACGTGTACGACCCGCGCGGTCGTCGTATCGCGAAGTACCGTGTGGCGGACGACGGATCGGAAACGGAACGCACAGATTTCGTCTGGGACGACGCGCGTCTCTGCGAGCAACTCGCCTCAGGTGGTCGGGCCACGTCCTGGGACTACGCCCCTGGCACGCACGTTCCGCTCACGCAGATCACCCATCAACGCCGTGTTTCCGGCACGTCCTTCCTGGCTCAGATCGCGCATGACAACGGAGAAGGCCACCTGACCCCGCAATTCCATGCCGTTATTACGGACACCGCTGGGAGCCCGACGGAGCTTGTCACCACGGATGGCCAAGTGCCATGGGAACAACGGACCACACTCTGGGGAAATCCCCTCTCCGCTCCAACGGGCAGTGACTCTGCAGTGGATTGCCCCCTTCGCTTCGCTGGGCAGTATTTCGACTCGGAGACAGGAAGTCACTACAGCTACTTCCGCTACTACGACCCTGACACCGCCCGCTACCTCAGTCTGGATCCTCTTGGGCTGACCCCTGCACCCAATCCCTCGACCTACGTGCATAACCCCCTCACCTGGGGTGATCCTCTGGGGCTCAACCCCTGCGAACTGGGGCTGAGTACCGGCGCGCAGCGTGCGCTCGAGAAACTCGAAAACATCAAGAAGGATCCTGTCGGCGAGATCAACTCACAGCCGAACCACAACCACTACAACGCCGCGCGCCGCGAGGCGAACGGTGAGGTGGTCGCGAGGAAGGCTGACGGCACGCCCTTCGACCACATCGCGGACCTCAAGCAGGCCCGGAACGGCCTCGACAAGATCCGCAGGGTCCTCGACACGGAGATCCAGAACCCGCCGGACACACTCACCTCTCGTGGCATCGATGTTCTGGTGAGCAAGCACAAGGAAACCGTTCGGTTGCTCGACCGCCTCAACGGATTCCTCGCCTCGATCGGCCACAGATAG
- a CDS encoding winged helix-turn-helix domain-containing protein: MAELFERKTKVLWHQLWRDGGAEALTSRGASGSRCRLSPRCLEKLAAYTDEGPAVHGWVEDQVWTAARVASLIGRKFHVSYSVSGATRLMHRLGFSPQVPARRVAERDEQAVTTWKEATLHLLRRRSCFTRKPPRGRTWGRRGHTPVVTVSGRCSGRLSVAGLIAMRPGSRTWLCHRLRTHPAGKGERRSMGERDFIALVDVGSLPSVSG; encoded by the coding sequence GTGGCCGAGTTGTTCGAGCGGAAGACCAAGGTGTTGTGGCACCAGTTGTGGCGGGACGGTGGCGCCGAGGCTCTGACCTCCCGTGGGGCGAGTGGATCGCGGTGCCGGCTGTCCCCACGCTGTCTGGAGAAACTGGCCGCCTACACCGATGAGGGCCCGGCCGTACACGGCTGGGTGGAGGACCAGGTGTGGACCGCGGCGCGTGTGGCCAGCCTGATCGGCAGGAAGTTCCACGTCTCCTACAGCGTCTCCGGGGCGACGAGGTTGATGCACCGGCTCGGCTTCAGCCCGCAGGTTCCCGCACGGCGGGTCGCCGAGCGCGACGAGCAGGCCGTCACCACGTGGAAGGAGGCGACGCTACATCTGCTTCGAAGACGAAGCTGTTTCACCCGGAAGCCGCCGCGGGGACGAACCTGGGGCAGGCGCGGGCACACCCCGGTCGTGACCGTCAGTGGTCGATGCTCGGGGCGCCTGTCCGTGGCGGGGCTGATCGCGATGCGGCCGGGCTCCCGGACCTGGCTTTGTCACCGTCTGCGCACCCACCCGGCGGGCAAGGGCGAGCGCCGCAGCATGGGCGAGCGGGACTTCATCGCACTTGTCGACGTGGGCTCATTGCCGAGCGTGAGTGGCTGA
- a CDS encoding acetyltransferase → MGVGGMGRALASMCVQDADEAGTRRWRVRGFIDEDTKSHGTWFEGFPVLGGLEMVDRYPGARLVISICHVNHQGARRRIVETLGLPPHRYPTIVHPTAVVDPSCTLGHGTVLMPMVCALPGVTIGDHVMVRPHTMMAVDVTVRNYGTIAAQVFLGRCAVVEQDAYVGAGAKVREYGSVGPGAVVGMGSLVLGRVPGGEVWAGNPIRRLSSASSLTARGRT, encoded by the coding sequence ATCGGAGTGGGCGGGATGGGCCGTGCTCTCGCATCCATGTGCGTTCAGGACGCCGACGAAGCAGGCACGCGACGCTGGAGGGTACGGGGCTTCATCGACGAGGACACGAAAAGCCACGGCACCTGGTTCGAGGGCTTTCCGGTCCTCGGTGGATTGGAGATGGTCGACCGCTACCCGGGGGCGCGTCTGGTGATCTCGATCTGTCATGTGAATCACCAGGGCGCGCGCCGCAGGATCGTGGAGACTCTGGGACTTCCGCCGCACCGGTACCCGACGATCGTTCATCCCACCGCGGTGGTCGATCCCAGCTGCACCCTGGGACACGGCACGGTGCTGATGCCCATGGTCTGCGCGCTGCCGGGTGTCACGATCGGCGATCACGTGATGGTGCGGCCGCACACGATGATGGCGGTCGATGTCACGGTCCGGAACTACGGCACCATCGCCGCCCAGGTGTTTCTGGGGCGGTGTGCCGTGGTCGAGCAGGACGCGTACGTCGGAGCCGGGGCGAAGGTCAGGGAGTACGGCTCCGTGGGGCCAGGGGCTGTCGTCGGCATGGGGTCGCTCGTCCTCGGCCGCGTCCCCGGAGGGGAGGTGTGGGCGGGAAATCCCATAAGGCGTCTCTCCTCGGCCTCTTCGCTCACAGCCCGCGGTCGGACATGA
- a CDS encoding translation initiation factor 2, with protein sequence MRDRFTLVGRATGCHLFEGDGTRPVDEKNVRIKYTPRRVQFPEEIAGWRRSIEVEEERKEAAGLPHRWNNARFAVERVVVTRTHLAEEPVVSLTLRDADYFDFLTTSLNLDRRQKNGRTLRKEYLEGRDPADAPSWMNCSFGINVALETGKDGKMLFSRRSAQVAGPNNARWNSSANEGMAQQHDLPRDGRPVSLHAVARRALFEELAVYDGDRTKVELLGFGLDLVNHQWAAFFRAVVPELDEPTLRLRWTRGVTDKWEHDRFEFVDADPESVLGFIADEPEERWTPCAPTLFYLALVRGAVERAGGDPAGRITVEKAEQKVMSDRGL encoded by the coding sequence ATGCGAGACAGATTCACTTTGGTCGGCCGGGCGACGGGATGCCATCTCTTCGAGGGCGACGGCACCCGGCCCGTCGACGAGAAGAACGTCCGCATCAAGTACACGCCCAGGCGCGTGCAGTTCCCCGAGGAGATTGCCGGCTGGCGGAGGTCTATCGAGGTGGAGGAGGAGCGCAAGGAGGCGGCCGGGCTCCCGCACCGCTGGAACAACGCGCGCTTCGCGGTGGAACGGGTGGTGGTCACCCGTACGCATCTGGCGGAGGAGCCCGTTGTCTCCCTCACCCTGCGGGACGCCGACTACTTCGACTTCCTCACCACCTCGCTCAACTTGGACCGCCGGCAGAAGAACGGCCGCACTCTGCGCAAGGAATACCTGGAAGGCCGCGACCCGGCCGACGCGCCGTCCTGGATGAACTGCAGCTTCGGGATCAACGTGGCTCTGGAGACCGGCAAGGACGGCAAGATGCTGTTCTCCCGGCGCAGTGCCCAGGTCGCCGGACCGAACAACGCGCGGTGGAACTCCTCGGCGAACGAGGGGATGGCTCAGCAGCACGATCTGCCCCGGGACGGCCGCCCGGTCAGCCTGCACGCGGTGGCGCGCCGAGCCCTCTTCGAGGAACTCGCCGTGTACGACGGCGACAGGACCAAGGTGGAACTGCTCGGATTCGGGCTGGATCTGGTCAATCACCAGTGGGCGGCGTTCTTCCGTGCGGTGGTACCCGAGCTCGACGAGCCGACGCTGCGCCTTCGCTGGACGCGCGGCGTGACCGACAAGTGGGAACACGACCGGTTCGAGTTCGTGGACGCGGACCCGGAGTCGGTGCTCGGGTTCATCGCGGACGAACCGGAGGAGCGGTGGACTCCCTGCGCGCCGACCCTCTTCTATCTGGCCCTCGTACGCGGTGCCGTGGAGCGCGCAGGCGGTGATCCGGCGGGCCGGATCACCGTGGAGAAAGCCGAGCAGAAGGTCATGTCCGACCGCGGGCTGTGA